A single window of Methanomassiliicoccaceae archaeon DNA harbors:
- a CDS encoding RNA-protein complex protein Nop10 — protein sequence MKGKMKRCSACGRYSFKEDCPACGKHTSSPIPPKYSPEDRYGAYRRKAIEEEYGENGKYHKI from the coding sequence ATGAAAGGAAAGATGAAACGTTGCAGCGCATGCGGAAGATACTCGTTCAAAGAGGACTGTCCGGCCTGCGGAAAGCACACTTCATCACCTATCCCCCCCAAATATTCTCCGGAAGACCGCTACGGCGCATACCGTCGCAAAGCCATTGAAGAGGAGTACGGAGAAAATGGAAAGTATCATAAGATATGA
- a CDS encoding diphthine--ammonia ligase — translation MRLASLFSGGKDSVFSMYSMVQSGHEVPYVVSISPLSGASWIFHVPNIGNVPAMAEAMDRQHIMGSTDGTEEGDMIGLQDALSGLDIEGVVVGAVWSDYQWDRINRVCGEMGLKVFAPMWRKDQSMMLREIVASGIKAVVIGYYAEGFGSEWLGREIDDEAISDLEVLNREYGISVIGEGGEYETLVKDSPMHIYPLEIAGSDKVIGRNSGTLNVAKLKIGSREHIF, via the coding sequence ATGCGCCTAGCATCTCTTTTCTCCGGCGGCAAGGACTCGGTGTTCTCAATGTACTCCATGGTCCAGTCCGGTCACGAGGTGCCGTATGTAGTGAGCATAAGCCCCCTAAGCGGCGCTTCATGGATTTTCCACGTTCCGAACATCGGTAACGTTCCGGCAATGGCGGAGGCCATGGACAGGCAGCACATAATGGGCTCCACCGACGGCACGGAGGAAGGGGATATGATTGGTCTGCAGGATGCGCTTTCCGGCCTGGACATCGAAGGGGTCGTGGTCGGGGCCGTATGGTCCGATTACCAATGGGACCGCATTAACCGTGTATGCGGAGAAATGGGGCTGAAAGTATTTGCGCCGATGTGGAGGAAGGACCAGAGCATGATGCTTCGCGAGATCGTCGCCTCCGGAATAAAAGCAGTGGTGATCGGATACTATGCGGAAGGCTTTGGATCGGAGTGGCTGGGCAGAGAGATCGATGATGAGGCCATATCAGATCTCGAGGTGTTGAACCGGGAATACGGAATCAGCGTCATAGGCGAGGGCGGGGAGTATGAGACTCTGGTCAAGGACTCGCCGATGCATATCTATCCATTGGAAATCGCAGGTTCCGACAAGGTCATCGGCCGCAACTCCGGAACGCTCAACGTGGCCAAGCTTAAGATAGGCTCCCGGGAACATATCTTCTGA
- a CDS encoding 50S ribosomal protein L44e, which yields MKMPRAIKTYCPFCKTHSMHDVERVKKKKASELKWGQRRFREVTSGYGGFPRPKPEGREKPTKRVNIRYRCTTCKKAHLTSCIRAKKFELTE from the coding sequence ATGAAAATGCCCAGGGCTATCAAGACTTACTGTCCTTTCTGCAAGACTCACTCCATGCACGACGTGGAGAGGGTCAAAAAGAAAAAGGCCAGTGAGCTCAAATGGGGTCAGAGGAGATTCAGAGAAGTAACATCCGGTTACGGAGGTTTCCCCAGACCTAAACCAGAAGGAAGAGAAAAACCGACTAAGAGAGTGAACATCCGTTACAGATGCACTACGTGCAAGAAAGCACACCTCACAAGCTGCATCAGAGCTAAGAAGTTCGAACTTACGGAGTGA
- a CDS encoding DUF6198 family protein, with amino-acid sequence MSSNKIKLPGEIFIVAGLFLVAFSISLMIALGFGVSTISSLPYALNLVVPGISFGAWNLIFQAVLYVMLVSITRKVKGTHMISFIMVLLFAVILDFTKMMIGAVPDEIHLRILLFGGSFLLMCFGIALMITSKMPLLIIDLFSNGLSSYYHTSFRRIKTMFDVSCLTISVAVSLAFMGDLAGIGIGTVVMAVITGTFVQAFGTFLKEHFDIQPYFVKFLNTENASINDVEAKE; translated from the coding sequence ATGTCAAGCAACAAGATCAAATTACCCGGCGAGATTTTCATTGTCGCAGGTTTGTTCCTCGTTGCTTTTTCAATATCGCTGATGATCGCGCTCGGTTTCGGCGTATCAACGATATCGTCGCTGCCATATGCTCTTAATCTCGTTGTACCAGGAATTTCTTTTGGTGCGTGGAACCTGATATTCCAGGCCGTGCTCTATGTGATGCTCGTGTCCATCACCCGCAAGGTTAAGGGAACTCACATGATTTCATTCATAATGGTCCTTTTATTCGCGGTTATTCTTGATTTCACAAAGATGATGATCGGAGCGGTACCTGACGAAATCCACCTGAGGATACTTTTGTTCGGAGGAAGCTTCCTGCTGATGTGCTTTGGAATAGCTCTCATGATAACGTCCAAGATGCCGCTATTGATCATAGATCTGTTCTCGAACGGCCTCTCATCATACTATCATACTTCATTCAGGAGGATTAAGACAATGTTCGACGTTTCATGTCTGACCATCTCTGTCGCAGTGTCGCTGGCGTTCATGGGGGACCTTGCGGGAATCGGGATCGGGACAGTGGTAATGGCAGTGATAACGGGAACATTCGTCCAGGCGTTCGGTACTTTTCTGAAGGAGCACTTTGACATACAACCTTATTTTGTAAAGTTCCTAAACACCGAAAACGCAAGTATAAACGACGTCGAAGCCAAAGAATGA
- a CDS encoding 30S ribosomal protein S27e: protein MTGDFIKIKCPDCGNEQIAFRKAATEVKCLVCGSTLIVPKGGVGKINGEVLEVVG from the coding sequence ATGACCGGTGATTTTATTAAAATTAAATGTCCAGACTGCGGAAACGAGCAAATCGCCTTTAGGAAGGCTGCAACCGAGGTTAAATGCCTTGTTTGCGGATCCACGCTCATCGTCCCCAAAGGAGGGGTCGGTAAGATCAATGGCGAAGTGCTCGAGGTGGTCGGCTGA
- the rpiA gene encoding ribose-5-phosphate isomerase RpiA — MTLSENDAMKKAAAEKAADEYIKDGMTVGLGTGSTAFFAIKRIGERVADERLTLTCVSTSEKSAQLGRSCGLNIVPFEGTSAIDVTIDGADEIDPRLQLIKGLGGALLREKIIAAATETEVIIADRSKLVDVLGTTSPLPVEVLRFGYERTKYALEKQGCVATLRTKDGEIFITDGGNYIYDCKFDAIDRPFFLESRLNIIPGVMENGLFLNTASVALVARSPDEVETIRRT; from the coding sequence ATGACCTTATCTGAAAACGATGCGATGAAGAAGGCAGCGGCCGAGAAGGCGGCCGACGAGTACATTAAAGACGGAATGACAGTGGGCCTCGGAACGGGTTCCACGGCCTTTTTTGCAATAAAGAGGATAGGCGAAAGAGTGGCTGATGAGAGGCTGACGCTCACCTGCGTATCCACTTCCGAGAAGAGCGCACAGCTCGGCAGGTCGTGCGGACTGAATATCGTCCCCTTCGAAGGCACCAGCGCGATAGACGTGACCATTGACGGTGCAGACGAGATCGACCCGCGGCTCCAGCTCATCAAAGGTCTCGGCGGCGCCCTGCTGAGAGAGAAAATCATTGCCGCGGCAACGGAAACAGAAGTTATAATCGCCGACAGATCGAAGCTCGTTGACGTGCTGGGCACAACATCCCCGCTCCCGGTGGAGGTCCTCCGCTTCGGATACGAGCGAACCAAATACGCCCTGGAGAAACAGGGTTGCGTGGCGACCCTCAGGACGAAGGACGGCGAGATATTCATTACAGACGGGGGGAATTATATCTACGACTGTAAGTTCGACGCCATCGACCGCCCCTTCTTCTTAGAATCGCGCCTCAACATCATACCCGGGGTGATGGAGAACGGGCTTTTCCTGAACACCGCATCCGTGGCGCTTGTTGCCAGAAGCCCGGACGAAGTGGAAACGATCAGACGGACCTGA
- a CDS encoding proteasome assembly chaperone family protein yields MESIIRYDSKPELIRPLVIEGLPGIGNVGKIAADYLANALGAKRFACLYSPDFPPQISVDSNCVADFARNELWFAKAGDRDIVFISGSYQGSTPEGQFLICSDIMEALLSYDPSEIITLGGYGTGTMVESPRVLGAVSRMDVRPAYEDLGVVFEPGEPKGGIVGASAMFLAFGQIYGIDSICLMGETPGYFIDHKSAGAVMAILVKKLGVEVDTRELDTHSAMIDELNQKVKELENSRNSCEDLNYFG; encoded by the coding sequence ATGGAAAGTATCATAAGATATGACTCTAAGCCTGAACTTATAAGGCCTCTTGTAATAGAGGGCCTTCCTGGCATCGGGAACGTGGGCAAGATTGCGGCCGACTATCTCGCCAATGCCCTGGGAGCGAAGAGATTCGCCTGTCTCTATTCTCCCGATTTCCCCCCTCAGATAAGCGTGGACTCGAATTGCGTTGCTGATTTCGCAAGGAACGAACTTTGGTTCGCAAAGGCCGGAGACAGAGATATTGTTTTTATCAGCGGGAGCTACCAGGGATCCACCCCCGAAGGGCAGTTCCTGATATGCAGTGACATCATGGAGGCCCTCTTAAGCTACGATCCCTCCGAAATCATTACCTTGGGAGGCTACGGCACAGGGACCATGGTCGAATCCCCACGCGTGCTGGGGGCCGTCTCCAGAATGGATGTTAGACCTGCCTATGAGGACCTTGGCGTTGTTTTCGAGCCGGGAGAGCCCAAGGGAGGGATAGTAGGTGCCAGCGCTATGTTTTTGGCGTTCGGACAGATATACGGCATCGATTCGATCTGTCTGATGGGCGAGACACCGGGATACTTTATCGACCACAAGAGCGCCGGCGCGGTGATGGCTATCCTGGTGAAGAAACTGGGTGTCGAAGTGGATACCAGAGAGCTTGACACCCACTCGGCCATGATCGACGAGCTGAACCAGAAGGTAAAAGAGCTTGAGAACAGTCGCAATTCGTGTGAAGACCTTAATTATTTCGGGTGA
- a CDS encoding MarR family transcriptional regulator, whose protein sequence is MSEENGGPAESLLIALNMRRNSAKVLIYMAGHDAATSDDLEAALGIGQPSVSAAIKDLDEMGWLATEQIRSDTKGRPRHKYRLSKAFDAIADEIEEMARKRILEIDEGLRRLRSV, encoded by the coding sequence ATGTCTGAAGAAAACGGAGGTCCCGCCGAGAGCCTGTTGATTGCATTGAACATGCGTCGCAACAGCGCCAAGGTCCTGATATATATGGCCGGCCACGATGCGGCGACGTCCGACGACCTGGAGGCGGCCCTCGGTATCGGACAACCTAGCGTTTCGGCGGCCATAAAAGACCTAGATGAAATGGGATGGCTCGCCACCGAGCAGATCCGATCGGACACCAAGGGCAGACCCAGACATAAGTATAGGCTCTCCAAGGCGTTCGATGCCATCGCCGATGAAATAGAGGAGATGGCAAGGAAAAGGATTTTAGAGATCGACGAAGGACTCAGGCGTCTCAGGTCCGTCTGA
- a CDS encoding universal stress protein, protein MVYNILVTTDTGDKSKASAIYALKLAKAVGGNVTALYVNDSTNYVNNLACGTPRIRGETALGWIANKGTEFDMTVKTMIADGIPADEIIKRTSEFDILVMGTAGRAGAAHLLLGSVTEKVIRYSKCPVIAVRNLDPEASFKMEKMLIATDGSEYTDPAVKEGLKMAKVTPGVTKITALSVFDNKTISRASGNVDTETACESAVRYVYEEGSKIGLEVEKKIVPGSPSEVIGGMSAYYDMVVMGTMGRTGWKRLSMGSVAEKTVREVSCPVMVVRYRKTHKHPESP, encoded by the coding sequence ATGGTCTACAATATTCTGGTCACCACCGACACAGGAGATAAGAGCAAAGCGTCCGCAATATACGCTCTCAAGCTCGCAAAAGCCGTGGGCGGGAACGTCACGGCCCTCTATGTCAACGACTCCACAAATTACGTGAACAATCTGGCCTGCGGCACTCCCCGCATCAGGGGAGAGACGGCACTCGGCTGGATTGCGAACAAAGGCACAGAATTTGATATGACGGTCAAAACGATGATCGCGGACGGGATACCCGCAGACGAAATAATAAAGAGAACGTCGGAGTTCGACATTTTGGTCATGGGTACGGCCGGAAGGGCGGGCGCGGCCCATCTTTTGCTGGGAAGTGTGACCGAGAAAGTAATCCGTTATTCTAAATGCCCCGTTATCGCAGTAAGAAACCTCGATCCGGAGGCATCGTTCAAGATGGAGAAGATGCTAATCGCGACCGACGGGAGCGAATACACCGATCCTGCGGTGAAGGAAGGGCTCAAGATGGCCAAGGTGACCCCCGGCGTGACCAAGATCACAGCTCTCAGCGTTTTTGACAATAAGACCATCTCTCGCGCATCCGGGAATGTAGATACGGAGACCGCTTGCGAGAGCGCCGTCCGCTATGTGTATGAAGAGGGTTCGAAGATCGGGCTCGAAGTGGAGAAGAAGATCGTTCCGGGAAGCCCAAGCGAGGTCATAGGCGGCATGTCCGCATACTACGATATGGTGGTCATGGGCACAATGGGCCGCACAGGATGGAAGCGCTTAAGCATGGGGAGCGTCGCCGAAAAAACAGTCAGAGAGGTCAGCTGCCCGGTAATGGTTGTCAGGTACAGAAAGACGCACAAGCATCCTGAGTCCCCGTAA
- a CDS encoding creatininase family protein, with amino-acid sequence MNVGEMTRDEFAEAVDIGAIAVFVIGATEAHGPHLPLNSDTLQPMWVAEELDRRLENLLIFPPMSYGVHSSTRNMPGTVALTFDTMRSVVYDVLTSLYEKGVGKFLIMSGHAGSAHMTACSEACKRFVRETGSKVIFLTDYDIAEGHPDINGIKGDGHAGFLETSRVMAIRPDLVRDERPIGLYSDHGFLILGNAEICFPEGLAGDTTGASAELGKKINRYVADRLEEMIRNDLI; translated from the coding sequence ATGAACGTGGGAGAGATGACACGCGACGAGTTCGCCGAGGCCGTTGATATTGGAGCTATAGCCGTATTCGTCATCGGCGCCACGGAGGCCCACGGGCCCCATCTCCCCCTCAACAGCGACACCCTTCAGCCTATGTGGGTTGCGGAGGAGCTCGACCGCAGGTTGGAGAACCTCCTGATATTTCCGCCGATGAGTTACGGCGTCCACTCATCGACCAGGAATATGCCCGGAACGGTTGCACTTACTTTCGATACCATGAGGTCTGTGGTCTATGATGTGCTGACCTCCCTTTACGAGAAGGGCGTTGGAAAATTCCTGATCATGTCGGGACATGCGGGGAGCGCCCATATGACGGCATGCTCGGAAGCATGCAAACGCTTTGTACGAGAAACCGGGAGCAAGGTCATATTCCTCACGGACTACGACATAGCAGAGGGCCACCCTGACATCAACGGGATAAAAGGCGACGGACACGCAGGTTTCCTGGAAACCTCCCGCGTTATGGCGATCCGCCCCGACCTGGTGAGGGACGAGCGCCCGATAGGATTATACTCGGACCACGGTTTCCTGATTCTCGGCAATGCAGAGATTTGTTTCCCTGAGGGGCTGGCCGGCGACACTACAGGGGCGTCGGCGGAACTGGGAAAGAAGATAAACCGCTATGTTGCGGACAGACTCGAAGAGATGATCAGGAATGACCTTATCTGA
- a CDS encoding translation initiation factor IF-2 subunit alpha has translation MSRAKGFPEYGELVVCTVTNVKNFGAFVTLDEYDDKEGFVHIRDVATGWVKYIRDYIREGQKIVCKVLGVDSKKGQIDLSLKSVNEHQKREKIQIWKNDKKAEKLVEIIAERMSITEDEAYHMFVDELVETYETLYGAFESVVADPNGFLEDFSGEWVETFIEVAKENVAVSSVQIDGTLIMTSAAPNGVVLIRGALEAGLVAGEGYDVGISCIGCPKYRILVKAGDYKEAEEIMKNVSAAAVDKLVAAGGSATLKRESK, from the coding sequence ATGTCGAGGGCCAAAGGCTTTCCCGAATACGGCGAGTTGGTAGTTTGCACTGTAACTAACGTAAAGAATTTCGGTGCTTTCGTAACTCTTGACGAATACGACGATAAGGAAGGATTCGTCCACATAAGGGATGTAGCCACTGGCTGGGTCAAGTACATCAGAGATTACATTAGAGAAGGTCAAAAGATCGTCTGCAAGGTCCTGGGCGTGGACTCCAAGAAGGGTCAAATAGACCTTTCCCTCAAATCGGTGAACGAACACCAGAAGAGAGAGAAAATTCAGATATGGAAAAATGATAAAAAGGCCGAGAAGCTCGTTGAGATCATTGCCGAGCGCATGTCGATAACCGAGGACGAGGCCTATCACATGTTCGTCGACGAACTTGTTGAAACTTATGAAACGCTTTATGGCGCATTCGAATCGGTCGTCGCCGACCCTAACGGATTCCTGGAGGATTTTTCAGGAGAGTGGGTCGAAACGTTCATCGAGGTGGCCAAAGAGAACGTCGCGGTATCGTCCGTCCAAATAGACGGTACGCTTATCATGACGTCCGCCGCCCCGAACGGAGTGGTCCTTATCAGGGGCGCGCTCGAAGCCGGACTTGTGGCTGGAGAGGGGTATGATGTGGGAATCAGCTGCATAGGCTGCCCCAAATACAGAATACTCGTCAAAGCGGGAGATTACAAAGAGGCCGAGGAGATCATGAAAAATGTATCCGCGGCAGCTGTGGACAAACTCGTGGCCGCTGGCGGTTCCGCGACCCTCAAACGCGAAAGCAAGTGA
- a CDS encoding DUF6198 family protein, whose amino-acid sequence MTDRKYKAPGEIFMALGIFFVAFAISTMVKLGFGISTISSLPYALHLIIPFLSFGEWNFAFQIILFVILISITKKFKKRYIASFVIVLLFALMLDFTDSLIGDLPDEIYIRVPMFGGSFLLMCFGVALMITSKMPLTIVEMFSNSLASHYHTSFRRIKTMFDITCLAISAAVSLLFLGNLAGIGIGTVVMAIITGTFIQAFGTLLNDHFEIEPYLEALYKKRKGKTEGTETKE is encoded by the coding sequence ATGACCGATCGAAAATACAAAGCGCCCGGAGAGATTTTCATGGCTCTGGGCATATTCTTTGTTGCGTTTGCCATATCCACCATGGTGAAGTTGGGATTCGGTATTTCGACAATATCATCGTTGCCCTATGCTCTCCACCTCATAATTCCGTTCCTGTCCTTCGGTGAATGGAACTTTGCGTTCCAGATCATTCTTTTCGTGATACTGATATCAATAACCAAGAAATTCAAGAAAAGATACATCGCCTCATTTGTAATAGTCCTGCTGTTCGCCCTTATGCTGGATTTTACGGATTCACTGATCGGAGACCTGCCGGACGAAATCTACATAAGGGTGCCAATGTTCGGAGGAAGCTTCCTGCTGATGTGCTTCGGAGTCGCCCTCATGATCACATCCAAGATGCCGTTGACGATAGTAGAGATGTTCTCCAACAGTCTGGCATCCCATTATCACACTTCTTTCAGGAGGATCAAGACAATGTTCGACATTACCTGCCTGGCGATATCCGCAGCAGTCTCGCTATTATTTCTGGGCAATCTTGCCGGGATCGGCATCGGGACCGTTGTAATGGCTATAATAACAGGGACATTCATTCAGGCATTCGGTACACTGCTGAACGACCACTTTGAAATAGAGCCATACCTAGAGGCGCTATACAAGAAAAGGAAGGGCAAAACAGAGGGCACCGAGACAAAGGAGTAA
- a CDS encoding CDGSH iron-sulfur domain-containing protein: protein MIDDKMIKIVKGGPYIVSGSVPIYEKVITPKGEGYIWTDGKEIEQKEKYTLCRCGRSKTSPFCDGSHSKSIAFGGREKADMAPYEERVKVLEGETLDLRDDGRCALGRFCHTDLGKVWTLVKNSGDSECREMAIRAACECPAGRLTAYDKDGKPYEDVLEKEIVVIQDPEKNCSGGYYVKGGIKLISAEGREYEVRNRYVLCRCGHSRDMPFCDASHIGYRFKA, encoded by the coding sequence ATGATTGATGACAAAATGATTAAAATCGTGAAAGGCGGACCCTATATCGTATCGGGATCGGTTCCGATATATGAAAAAGTCATCACCCCCAAGGGCGAAGGATATATCTGGACGGACGGAAAGGAGATAGAACAAAAAGAAAAGTACACGCTATGCAGGTGCGGGCGCTCAAAAACTTCTCCTTTCTGCGACGGCAGCCATTCCAAATCCATCGCGTTCGGTGGACGGGAAAAAGCAGACATGGCCCCTTACGAGGAAAGGGTGAAAGTGCTCGAAGGCGAGACATTGGATCTAAGGGACGACGGCAGGTGTGCCCTCGGGCGCTTTTGCCACACGGACCTGGGAAAGGTATGGACCCTTGTGAAGAACTCGGGGGACTCCGAGTGCCGCGAAATGGCCATAAGGGCCGCGTGCGAATGTCCTGCCGGCAGGCTCACCGCATATGACAAGGACGGCAAACCATACGAGGATGTTCTTGAGAAGGAGATTGTGGTGATCCAGGACCCGGAGAAGAACTGCAGCGGCGGTTATTACGTAAAAGGAGGCATAAAGCTGATCTCGGCCGAGGGCCGGGAGTATGAGGTGCGCAACCGTTACGTACTTTGCAGGTGCGGACATTCGAGGGACATGCCGTTCTGCGATGCGAGCCACATAGGGTATCGTTTTAAAGCCTGA
- a CDS encoding FAD-dependent oxidoreductase: MKKWRCTVCGYIHEGDEPPEVCPQCGAPKEKFELYADGKNIDAKEEISYVEGDTVTDVVIVGSGAAAFAAAVTARSNGSEVVMIERAAKLGGTTARSGGGYWIPSNHLQKRAGYHDSKEDAMRYMARYSFPNLYDRKAERYGLTEHQFDLINSFYDNGSEMVEYLERIDAVHSIMDIGWKGKAQVDYADHLPENKGIRGRILFSKTPEGKQSYGFNLIQRLEEWAKKNGIIIITNCRAGDLIKENGKVVGVEAESNGKKVRFLSRQGVMFGTGGYSHNADLMQHFQPGPVYGGCAVPTTTGDFISIAGKSGAKIGNTHGAWRADSAIELHLDDPNGISNIFFMVGDSVIMVDKYGKRYVDEKRNYNDRGRMHFEWDPQNAEYKNMLTFLVSDERTASMWQGHMPYPKKGNPIPKYLIKADSLDALADEIAERLGKIAGHTGGFSLAPTFKEKLKETVKTFNRYAKDGKDPEFRRGEFDYDLEWTSLPPSDPAAEWPEKGTKNYSMHPIEKPPYYAVILGSGTLDTNGGPVIDGKARVLDWSGVPIDGLYGAGNCIASPTVEAYWGGGSTIGPAMTFGYIAGKQLASRDRFEPGV; this comes from the coding sequence ATGAAGAAATGGCGTTGCACAGTTTGCGGTTACATACACGAAGGCGATGAGCCCCCGGAGGTCTGCCCTCAATGCGGAGCACCGAAGGAGAAATTCGAACTATACGCCGATGGCAAGAACATTGACGCCAAGGAAGAAATTTCGTACGTCGAAGGCGATACTGTCACCGATGTTGTCATAGTAGGCTCCGGAGCGGCGGCGTTCGCTGCCGCCGTGACTGCAAGGAGCAACGGTTCCGAAGTCGTCATGATCGAAAGGGCCGCAAAATTAGGCGGGACCACCGCCAGGTCGGGAGGCGGCTACTGGATTCCCAGCAACCATCTTCAAAAGAGGGCCGGGTACCATGACAGCAAGGAAGATGCCATGCGCTACATGGCACGCTATTCGTTTCCCAATTTATACGATCGGAAAGCTGAAAGGTACGGCCTGACAGAGCACCAGTTCGACCTCATCAACTCGTTCTACGACAACGGCTCCGAGATGGTCGAATATCTCGAAAGAATAGATGCCGTACACTCGATAATGGATATCGGCTGGAAAGGTAAGGCCCAGGTCGACTATGCGGACCACCTCCCCGAGAACAAAGGTATCCGCGGACGCATCTTGTTTTCCAAGACTCCCGAGGGCAAGCAGAGCTACGGTTTCAACCTGATCCAACGCCTCGAGGAGTGGGCGAAAAAGAACGGCATCATAATAATCACGAACTGCCGCGCCGGTGACCTCATTAAAGAGAACGGTAAGGTCGTCGGAGTGGAAGCCGAATCTAACGGCAAGAAAGTCAGGTTCCTTTCACGCCAGGGAGTCATGTTCGGCACAGGCGGATATTCGCATAATGCTGATTTGATGCAGCATTTCCAGCCCGGACCCGTTTACGGAGGGTGTGCGGTCCCCACCACCACCGGAGACTTCATTTCCATCGCTGGAAAATCAGGGGCGAAGATAGGCAACACGCACGGCGCATGGAGGGCGGACAGCGCTATCGAGCTCCATCTGGATGATCCAAACGGCATATCCAACATTTTCTTCATGGTCGGCGACAGTGTAATCATGGTCGACAAATACGGAAAAAGATACGTCGACGAGAAGCGCAATTACAACGACAGGGGAAGAATGCACTTCGAATGGGACCCTCAGAACGCAGAATACAAAAATATGCTCACGTTCCTGGTCTCCGACGAGCGTACCGCATCTATGTGGCAGGGCCATATGCCATATCCCAAGAAGGGCAACCCGATCCCAAAATATCTGATAAAAGCTGATAGCCTTGATGCTCTGGCAGACGAGATTGCCGAACGCCTCGGGAAGATCGCTGGCCACACCGGAGGTTTCTCACTCGCACCGACATTCAAGGAGAAGCTGAAAGAAACTGTCAAAACGTTCAACCGGTACGCCAAAGACGGAAAGGACCCGGAGTTCAGACGTGGCGAGTTCGACTACGATTTGGAATGGACATCGTTACCGCCATCGGACCCCGCTGCGGAATGGCCGGAGAAGGGTACGAAGAACTACAGCATGCATCCGATCGAAAAGCCTCCCTATTACGCTGTGATCCTAGGCTCCGGAACTCTCGATACCAACGGAGGGCCTGTCATCGACGGGAAAGCCAGAGTGCTAGATTGGAGCGGGGTGCCCATAGACGGACTATATGGTGCAGGTAACTGCATCGCATCTCCCACGGTGGAAGCATATTGGGGCGGAGGAAGCACGATCGGCCCCGCAATGACCTTCGGATATATTGCCGGAAAGCAGTTGGCCTCCAGAGACAGGTTCGAACCGGGTGTTTGA